In Pseudomonas rhizosphaerae, one DNA window encodes the following:
- a CDS encoding saccharopine dehydrogenase family protein, translated as MKKNVLIIGAGGVAKVVAHKCAQHNDELGRIAIASRNISKCQAIIDSVKAKGSLKQPADIKAFALDALDVEATKALILQTESQIVINVGSAFLNMSVLRACIDTGVAYLDTAIHEEPGKVCETPPWYGNYEWKHLEECREKNITAILGVGFDPGVVNAYAALAQQQHFDRIDSIDILDVNAGSHGKYFATNFDPEINFREFTGQVWSWQNSQWTSNTMFEVKRTDDLPVVGSQNLYLTGHDEVHSLSKNLDVPNVRFWMSFGEHYINVFTVLKNLGLLSEQPVKTAEGLEVVPLKVVKAVLPDPSSLAPGYTGKTCIGDLVKGSRNGQPHEVFIYNVADHEEAYAETDSQGISYTAGVPPVAAALLVARGEWDVQRMANVEELPAEPFLKALDAMGLPTRIKDASGDRAWDAIA; from the coding sequence TTGAAGAAGAACGTTCTTATCATTGGTGCAGGAGGTGTCGCCAAGGTGGTGGCCCACAAGTGCGCGCAGCACAACGATGAACTTGGTCGTATTGCCATCGCGTCGCGCAACATCTCCAAATGCCAGGCCATCATCGACAGCGTCAAGGCCAAGGGCAGCCTCAAGCAGCCCGCCGACATCAAGGCGTTCGCACTCGATGCGCTGGATGTCGAGGCGACCAAGGCGCTCATTTTGCAGACCGAATCGCAGATCGTCATCAACGTCGGTTCCGCGTTTCTGAACATGTCGGTGCTGCGCGCCTGCATCGATACCGGCGTGGCCTACCTGGACACCGCCATCCACGAGGAGCCGGGCAAGGTCTGTGAAACCCCGCCCTGGTACGGCAACTACGAGTGGAAGCACCTGGAAGAGTGCCGGGAGAAGAACATCACCGCCATTCTGGGCGTGGGTTTCGATCCGGGCGTGGTCAATGCCTATGCCGCACTGGCGCAGCAACAGCATTTCGATCGCATCGATTCGATCGATATCCTCGACGTCAATGCCGGCTCCCACGGCAAGTATTTCGCCACCAATTTCGATCCGGAAATCAATTTCCGCGAATTTACCGGGCAGGTCTGGAGTTGGCAGAACAGCCAGTGGACCAGCAACACCATGTTCGAAGTCAAGCGCACAGACGATCTGCCAGTGGTGGGTTCGCAGAACCTGTACCTGACCGGGCATGACGAAGTGCACTCGCTGTCGAAGAATCTCGATGTGCCCAACGTGCGTTTCTGGATGAGCTTCGGCGAGCACTACATCAATGTGTTCACGGTGCTGAAGAATCTCGGCCTGCTGTCCGAGCAGCCGGTGAAGACCGCCGAAGGGCTGGAAGTGGTGCCACTCAAGGTGGTCAAGGCGGTACTGCCCGATCCTTCGTCGCTGGCACCGGGGTATACCGGCAAGACCTGCATCGGCGATCTGGTCAAGGGCAGCCGCAATGGGCAGCCGCACGAGGTGTTCATCTACAACGTCGCGGACCATGAAGAGGCCTACGCCGAGACCGACAGCCAGGGCATTTCCTACACGGCGGGTGTACCACCCGTGGCTGCAGCCCTGCTGGTTGCCCGCGGCGAGTGGGATGTGCAGCGCATGGCCAACGTCGAAGAGCTGCCAGCCGAGCCGTTCCTCAAGGCGCTCGACGCCATGGGCCTGCCGACGCGCATCAAGGACGCCTCCGGCGACCGCGCCTGGGACGCCATCGCGTAA
- a CDS encoding LysR substrate-binding domain-containing protein produces MNPRRLTPSMSLLLAFEAAGRHGSFTRAAAELALTQSAVSRQVQALEALLEVALFRRDGKRIELTAAGALYQHELAGALARIRGATLQTISHRSEADTLHLAVLPTFASKWLLPRMGDFYGRHPGSLVHIHSRIVGGDLSQGAQDMSAIICAGSGQWPGYVAHRLLSEKLVVVASPKAMPAHAQVSVQDAARQLLLGVVSRPHAWSDWFASVGLVGSSTLRLGPSFEHTAHLIQAVIAGIGIGLVPRILVQDEIAQGELVTLFEPMESGRGYYLAYPTHNQQLPSLVAFREWLLSIPFPDS; encoded by the coding sequence ATGAACCCCAGACGGCTTACCCCCTCCATGTCATTGCTGTTGGCGTTCGAAGCAGCCGGCCGCCACGGCAGTTTCACCCGCGCGGCGGCTGAGCTGGCCCTGACCCAGAGCGCGGTGAGCCGGCAGGTGCAGGCACTCGAGGCACTGCTGGAAGTGGCCTTGTTCAGGCGCGACGGCAAGCGTATCGAGTTGACCGCGGCGGGCGCCTTGTACCAGCACGAACTGGCGGGGGCCCTGGCGCGCATCCGTGGCGCTACCCTGCAGACCATTTCCCACCGCAGCGAAGCCGATACGTTGCACCTGGCGGTGCTGCCGACGTTCGCATCCAAGTGGCTGCTGCCGCGGATGGGCGACTTCTACGGCCGTCACCCCGGCAGCCTTGTCCATATTCATTCGCGGATCGTGGGTGGTGACCTGTCCCAAGGCGCACAGGACATGAGCGCGATCATCTGCGCGGGGTCGGGGCAGTGGCCGGGCTATGTGGCGCACCGGCTGCTCTCGGAGAAACTGGTGGTGGTGGCCAGCCCCAAGGCCATGCCCGCTCATGCCCAGGTGTCGGTGCAGGACGCCGCCCGGCAATTGTTGCTGGGCGTGGTGTCGCGCCCCCACGCGTGGTCCGACTGGTTCGCCAGTGTCGGCCTGGTCGGTTCGTCGACCCTACGCCTGGGGCCGAGCTTCGAGCACACCGCGCATCTGATTCAGGCGGTCATTGCCGGGATCGGCATCGGCCTGGTGCCGCGCATTCTAGTGCAGGACGAAATCGCCCAGGGCGAGTTGGTGACCCTGTTCGAGCCCATGGAAAGCGGTCGCGGGTATTACCTGGCGTATCCCACCCACAATCAGCAACTGCCGTCGCTGGTGGCCTTCCGCGAGTGGTTGCTGTCCATTCCGTTTCCAGACAGTTGA
- a CDS encoding alpha/beta hydrolase, with protein sequence MIKTDRKWAIALCAAGVALALSGCARDPEKRSVSELAVSGTKSMFRTDSDMQTVLNKFASFDAKAVEKITAVEARQQPTIADAVKGVLVDEKRDTTPTALVPGVTTRDITVPGAAGALPATVYTPEGAGPFPVVLYFHGGGWVFADRKVYDGGARGISKQANAVVVSVDYRRAPENKFPAAHDDALAAYRWLSKNASAVNGDGKRLALAGESAGGNLAVATAVAAHKAGLTEPKHVLSVYPVAQSNTETESYRKYADAMPLNRPMMLWFIDNVTKGPADAKDPRIDLVHADLKGLPPVTVINAEIDPLRDDGAQLEKALRTAGVSVEREVYPGVTHEFFGTAAVVKKAEEAQMYAGERLKADLAK encoded by the coding sequence ATGATCAAGACAGACCGAAAGTGGGCAATTGCACTGTGCGCGGCTGGCGTAGCACTGGCGTTGAGCGGTTGCGCTCGCGACCCGGAAAAACGTTCCGTCTCCGAGCTGGCTGTCAGCGGCACCAAGAGCATGTTCCGTACCGACTCGGACATGCAGACTGTCCTCAATAAATTCGCCAGCTTCGATGCCAAGGCCGTGGAAAAGATCACGGCGGTCGAAGCACGGCAGCAACCGACCATCGCCGACGCCGTGAAAGGCGTGCTCGTCGATGAAAAGCGCGACACCACGCCTACCGCTCTGGTCCCAGGCGTGACGACCCGTGACATCACCGTGCCCGGCGCGGCGGGTGCGTTGCCAGCCACCGTCTACACCCCCGAAGGCGCCGGCCCGTTCCCGGTGGTCCTGTATTTCCACGGTGGCGGCTGGGTGTTCGCCGATCGCAAAGTCTATGACGGCGGCGCCCGCGGGATCTCCAAGCAAGCCAACGCCGTGGTCGTGTCCGTCGACTACCGCCGCGCTCCCGAGAACAAGTTTCCTGCGGCCCATGACGATGCCCTGGCTGCCTATCGTTGGCTGAGCAAGAACGCCTCCGCCGTCAATGGTGATGGCAAGCGCCTGGCGCTGGCCGGTGAGAGCGCTGGTGGCAACCTGGCTGTGGCCACCGCCGTCGCCGCGCACAAGGCCGGCCTGACCGAGCCCAAGCACGTGCTGTCCGTGTACCCGGTGGCGCAGTCCAACACCGAGACCGAGTCCTATCGCAAGTATGCCGATGCGATGCCGCTCAATCGTCCGATGATGCTGTGGTTCATCGACAACGTGACCAAGGGCCCGGCAGACGCCAAAGATCCACGTATCGACCTGGTTCACGCCGACTTGAAAGGTCTGCCCCCGGTCACCGTGATCAATGCTGAGATCGACCCCTTGCGTGACGATGGCGCACAGCTGGAAAAAGCGCTGCGTACGGCGGGTGTCAGTGTTGAACGCGAGGTCTACCCTGGCGTGACTCACGAGTTTTTCGGCACCGCAGCGGTGGTGAAGAAAGCCGAGGAAGCCCAGATGTATGCAGGCGAGCGTTTGAAGGCCGACTTGGCCAAATAA
- a CDS encoding alpha/beta fold hydrolase translates to MSVQARNNVVVKGQGPLTLVFAHGFGCDQNMWRLVEPAFAGRYRTVLFDMVGCGKSDVSAYDAEKYSTLAGYARDIVEIIREFGEGPVVFVGHSVGAMAGAMAANLSPGLIGAHAMVGPSPSYINDLDYPGGFTREDIDALLSTLENNYLGWSSAMAPSIMGNPEKPELGAELTNSFCQTDPDIAKRFARVTFLSDSRADVRELSGPVLVLQSSDDFIAPRAVGEYLTGVIADCRMVVIENEGHCPHLSQPAACIDAIQTFLMHTCGHLSA, encoded by the coding sequence ATGTCCGTCCAGGCTCGCAACAATGTAGTGGTTAAAGGCCAAGGGCCGCTGACGCTGGTATTCGCCCATGGGTTCGGCTGCGACCAGAACATGTGGCGACTGGTCGAGCCGGCGTTTGCCGGGCGCTACCGAACGGTGCTGTTCGACATGGTCGGCTGCGGCAAATCGGACGTCAGCGCCTACGATGCCGAAAAGTACTCGACACTGGCAGGCTACGCTCGCGACATCGTCGAGATCATCCGGGAATTCGGTGAGGGCCCGGTGGTGTTCGTGGGTCATTCGGTCGGCGCGATGGCAGGTGCCATGGCCGCCAACCTCAGCCCCGGACTGATCGGTGCCCATGCGATGGTCGGCCCTTCGCCTTCCTACATCAACGACCTCGACTACCCCGGCGGCTTCACCCGCGAGGACATCGACGCCCTGCTCTCGACCCTGGAAAACAACTACCTGGGCTGGTCCAGTGCGATGGCGCCGAGCATCATGGGCAACCCTGAAAAGCCGGAACTGGGCGCCGAGCTGACCAACAGCTTCTGCCAGACCGACCCGGACATCGCCAAGCGCTTCGCCCGCGTGACCTTCCTCAGCGACAGTCGCGCGGATGTACGCGAATTGAGCGGGCCGGTGCTGGTGCTCCAGTCTTCGGACGACTTCATCGCACCCAGGGCCGTTGGCGAGTACCTGACCGGTGTAATCGCTGACTGCCGCATGGTGGTCATCGAGAACGAAGGCCACTGCCCACACCTGAGCCAGCCTGCCGCCTGCATCGACGCCATCCAGACATTCCTGATGCACACCTGCGGCCACCTGAGCGCATGA
- a CDS encoding PAS domain-containing sensor histidine kinase, which yields MSVEAVGIPDAEALYQQAPCALVLTNDKGLILKVNQTFCHWLGYTHEQLVGVRKLQELLTVGGRIFYQTHWMPLLVMQRSITEVKLDFLTADGKVTPMVLNAGRREHQGQVFDEVSAFIVADRIRFEQELLQAKRQAEDALQRHVVLERELNRQRELAVDRALFAEQMIGIVSHDLRNPLQVVSMAAQYLRSLDMTERQSTMLSHIGEATARSQRLINDLLDFTQARIGQGLAVNRAPVQLDRAIAAAVGSLRLLYPHRDIVFSASDEALFCHADADRLAQLLGNLVANAMTYGDGTSPVEVRVSAAQGTVEIAVHNVGEPIDEAELGSIFSPMTRGSELGREVRSVGLGLFIVSEIAKAHGGVVEVVSSALAGTTFTTRFPAYASAG from the coding sequence ATGAGTGTCGAGGCCGTGGGCATCCCGGATGCCGAAGCGCTCTATCAGCAGGCCCCCTGTGCCTTGGTGCTCACCAACGACAAAGGCCTGATCCTCAAGGTCAACCAGACCTTCTGCCACTGGCTGGGCTACACCCATGAGCAACTGGTTGGCGTGCGCAAGCTGCAGGAATTGCTCACCGTGGGCGGTCGCATCTTCTACCAGACCCACTGGATGCCATTGCTGGTAATGCAGCGCTCCATCACCGAGGTCAAGCTGGACTTCCTCACCGCCGACGGCAAGGTCACGCCCATGGTGCTCAATGCCGGACGCCGCGAGCATCAGGGCCAGGTGTTCGACGAGGTATCGGCGTTCATCGTTGCCGACCGGATTCGGTTCGAACAGGAGTTGCTGCAGGCCAAGCGCCAGGCCGAGGATGCCCTGCAGCGCCACGTGGTACTCGAACGCGAGCTCAATCGCCAGCGCGAACTGGCTGTCGACCGCGCGCTATTTGCCGAACAGATGATAGGCATCGTCAGCCACGACCTGCGCAATCCGTTGCAAGTCGTGTCCATGGCCGCGCAGTACCTGCGCTCGCTGGACATGACCGAGCGGCAGAGCACCATGCTCAGCCACATCGGTGAGGCGACCGCGCGCTCCCAGCGTTTGATCAACGATCTTCTGGATTTCACCCAGGCGCGCATCGGCCAGGGCCTGGCTGTGAATCGCGCACCGGTACAACTGGATCGCGCCATTGCCGCCGCCGTCGGTTCGCTGCGCTTGCTCTATCCACACCGGGATATCGTCTTCAGTGCAAGCGACGAGGCCCTGTTCTGCCACGCGGACGCAGACCGCCTGGCTCAACTGCTGGGCAATCTGGTGGCCAACGCCATGACCTACGGCGACGGCACCAGCCCTGTCGAAGTGCGCGTGTCGGCCGCCCAAGGCACGGTCGAAATTGCCGTGCACAACGTGGGTGAGCCCATCGACGAGGCTGAGCTGGGTTCGATTTTTTCACCGATGACACGCGGCTCGGAACTGGGCCGAGAGGTGCGCAGCGTCGGCCTGGGCCTGTTCATCGTCAGCGAAATTGCCAAGGCGCATGGGGGTGTCGTCGAGGTGGTTTCCAGCGCGTTGGCCGGAACCACCTTCACCACCCGTTTTCCGGCATACGCCTCAGCCGGCTGA
- a CDS encoding FAD-binding and (Fe-S)-binding domain-containing protein translates to MLRELANAGFQGEIVEDYGMRTVLATDNSIYQRRPQAAVFPRDEADVQVLARLASQSEHRAVVLTPRGGGTGTNGQSLTDGLVVDLSRHMNQVLEINVEERWVRVQSGVVKDQLNAALKPHGLFFAPELSTSNRATIGGMINTDASGQGSCTYGKTRDHVLELTTLLLGGERLHSHSLEASQLQANRAGDGRIAEVYQCAATIADEQAELIDAVFPKLNRCLTGYDLAHLREADGRFNLNSVLCGSEGSLGFIVEAKLNVLPIPRHSILVNVRYAGFMDALNDANALMAHQPLSIETVDSKVLLLAMNDIVWHGVAEYFPTDAQAPTLGINLVEFSGDDLSVVEQRVEQFIVHLQQDTTVQRLGHTLAVGALAVSRVYAMRKRAVGLLGNVQGEARPQPFVEDTAVPPQNLAAYIGEFRALLDGHGLQYGMFGHVDAGVLHVRPILDMKDPRQAALIRPISDEVAALTQRHGGLLWGEHGKGLRSQYVPEYFGELYPALQALKAAFDPFNQLNPGKIATPASVADARLTQVDEVTLRGELDRSIDERVWQSYDSALHCNGNGACYNFDPNDAMCPSWKATRNRIHSPKGRASLIREWLRLQGLHGANVLHSASGSLFQRARNSLARRMGRDDFSHEVYDAMAGCLACKSCAGQCPVKVNVPEFRARFLQLYHGRYLRPLKDYLIGSLEFSIPYLARFPRAYNAVMSFTPVRQALQHVAGMVDSPLLSLVDFNAHCRDWNVRAATADRLARLTAEQRQRSVILVQDAFTRYFDTPVMADWLELISRLGFDIYLAPFAANGKPLQVQGFLGAFDKAARHNAQSLRQLQASGIALVGLDPAMTLVYRQEYAKTLGQEQAPTVLLPQEWLAQVLPQTEQPGTGGVYQLLPHCTEKTNEPNSITHWQQVFSRLGATLQVLASGCCGMSGTYGHEARNVATSKVIYGQSWQPLLARYQGTGNLLADGYSCRSQVKREEGHTVRHPLQALLEHVRKNTV, encoded by the coding sequence CTGCTGCGCGAACTTGCAAACGCAGGTTTCCAAGGCGAGATCGTCGAGGACTACGGCATGCGCACGGTGCTGGCCACCGACAACTCGATCTATCAGCGCCGCCCCCAGGCCGCCGTGTTTCCCCGAGACGAGGCCGATGTGCAAGTGCTCGCTCGCCTGGCCAGCCAGTCGGAACACCGTGCTGTGGTGCTGACCCCGCGCGGCGGCGGCACCGGCACCAACGGCCAGTCGCTCACCGATGGCCTGGTGGTGGACCTGTCCCGGCACATGAACCAGGTGCTGGAGATCAACGTCGAAGAGCGTTGGGTGCGGGTGCAGAGTGGTGTGGTCAAGGACCAGCTCAACGCTGCTCTCAAACCCCACGGGCTGTTCTTCGCCCCCGAGCTGTCGACCTCCAACCGCGCGACCATCGGCGGCATGATCAACACCGACGCCAGTGGCCAGGGCAGCTGCACCTACGGCAAGACACGCGACCATGTGCTGGAACTGACCACCCTGCTGCTGGGTGGCGAGCGCCTGCACAGTCACAGCCTGGAAGCGTCGCAGTTACAAGCCAACCGCGCGGGCGACGGCCGCATCGCCGAGGTCTATCAGTGCGCAGCAACCATCGCCGACGAGCAGGCCGAACTGATCGACGCGGTCTTCCCCAAACTCAACCGCTGCCTTACCGGCTACGACCTGGCCCACCTGCGCGAGGCCGACGGCCGCTTCAACCTCAACAGCGTACTGTGCGGCTCGGAAGGCTCACTGGGCTTCATCGTCGAGGCCAAGCTCAACGTGCTGCCGATCCCCAGGCATTCCATTCTGGTCAATGTGCGCTATGCCGGCTTCATGGACGCGCTCAACGACGCCAATGCCTTGATGGCGCACCAGCCGCTGTCGATCGAAACCGTCGACTCCAAGGTCCTCCTGCTGGCCATGAACGACATCGTCTGGCATGGCGTGGCCGAATACTTTCCCACCGACGCACAGGCGCCGACCCTGGGCATCAACCTGGTGGAATTCAGCGGCGACGACCTGAGCGTGGTCGAGCAGCGAGTCGAGCAGTTCATCGTCCACCTGCAGCAGGACACCACGGTGCAGCGCCTTGGCCACACCCTGGCAGTCGGCGCCCTGGCGGTGAGCCGCGTCTACGCCATGCGCAAACGCGCCGTGGGCCTGCTCGGCAACGTCCAGGGCGAAGCGCGGCCGCAGCCGTTCGTCGAGGACACCGCCGTGCCACCGCAGAACCTGGCGGCCTACATCGGCGAGTTCCGTGCCTTGCTCGACGGTCATGGCTTGCAGTACGGCATGTTCGGCCATGTCGATGCCGGCGTGCTGCACGTGCGGCCGATCCTCGACATGAAGGACCCGCGCCAGGCCGCGCTGATCCGGCCCATTTCCGACGAGGTCGCGGCGCTCACCCAGCGGCACGGTGGCCTGCTCTGGGGCGAACACGGCAAGGGCCTGCGCTCGCAATACGTGCCCGAGTACTTCGGCGAACTGTACCCGGCGCTGCAAGCGCTCAAGGCCGCCTTCGATCCGTTCAACCAGCTCAATCCCGGCAAGATCGCTACGCCAGCCAGTGTCGCCGACGCGCGCCTGACCCAGGTCGATGAAGTGACCCTGCGTGGCGAGCTGGACCGCAGCATCGACGAGCGGGTCTGGCAGAGCTACGACAGCGCGCTGCATTGCAATGGCAACGGCGCGTGCTACAACTTCGACCCGAACGACGCCATGTGTCCGTCGTGGAAAGCCACGCGCAACCGTATCCATTCACCCAAGGGGCGTGCCTCACTGATCCGCGAATGGTTGCGCCTGCAGGGCCTGCACGGGGCCAACGTGTTGCACAGCGCCAGTGGCAGCCTGTTCCAGCGTGCCCGCAACAGCCTGGCCCGGCGCATGGGCCGCGACGACTTTTCCCACGAGGTGTACGACGCCATGGCGGGCTGCCTGGCCTGCAAGTCGTGCGCGGGGCAATGCCCGGTCAAGGTCAACGTGCCGGAGTTCCGCGCGCGCTTTCTGCAGCTCTACCACGGTCGCTACCTGCGCCCGCTGAAGGATTACTTGATCGGTTCGCTGGAATTCAGCATTCCATACCTGGCGCGTTTCCCCCGCGCCTACAACGCGGTGATGTCCTTTACCCCGGTGCGTCAGGCGCTGCAGCACGTCGCGGGCATGGTCGACAGCCCGCTGCTCAGCCTGGTCGACTTCAATGCCCACTGCCGGGACTGGAACGTGCGCGCGGCGACCGCCGACCGCCTCGCCCGGCTGACCGCCGAGCAACGCCAGCGCAGCGTGATCCTGGTGCAGGATGCTTTCACCCGCTACTTCGACACACCGGTCATGGCCGACTGGCTGGAGCTGATCTCGCGGCTGGGCTTCGATATCTACCTGGCGCCCTTCGCCGCCAACGGCAAGCCATTGCAGGTGCAGGGCTTCCTCGGGGCGTTCGACAAGGCCGCCCGGCACAACGCGCAGTCGCTGCGCCAGCTCCAGGCCAGCGGCATTGCGCTGGTGGGCCTGGACCCGGCGATGACCCTGGTGTATCGCCAGGAATACGCCAAGACCCTGGGCCAGGAGCAGGCCCCCACCGTGCTGTTGCCCCAGGAGTGGCTGGCCCAGGTGCTGCCACAGACCGAACAGCCTGGGACCGGCGGGGTCTACCAGCTGTTGCCGCACTGCACCGAGAAAACCAACGAGCCGAACAGCATCACCCATTGGCAACAAGTCTTCAGCCGCCTGGGGGCGACCTTGCAGGTACTCGCCAGCGGCTGTTGCGGGATGTCCGGCACCTATGGCCATGAAGCGCGCAACGTCGCGACTTCCAAGGTCATCTATGGGCAGTCCTGGCAACCGCTGCTGGCCCGCTACCAAGGCACTGGCAATCTGCTCGCCGACGGCTACTCGTGCCGCAGCCAGGTCAAGCGTGAAGAAGGTCACACGGTCCGTCACCCGCTTCAGGCCCTGCTCGAGCACGTGAGAAAAAACACCGTTTGA
- a CDS encoding catalase family protein, protein MSHSLDNPLPENRLTVTPLEFQPSFEQVPDDEEETNRELTEVMRSILDTTFEDGGHALRGVHAKAHGLVRGHITVLEGLPAPLAQGAFAVPGTLPVVMRFSTNPGDLLDDKVSTPRGLGLKIVGVQGARLPGSEGDVTQDFVMQNAKAFTAATPKAFLKSLKLLAKTTDKGPGLKKAFSALLRGVESVIETMGGESGTLKSMGGHPLTHVLGETFNTVVPFLYGNHYAKLAVVPVAQSLTDLTDQPVDLDGKPDGLREAVTQYFANQGGTWEVRIQLATDLEQMPIEDASKEWSEELSPFVTVARIEVPAQAAWTDESIQAINEQMSFSPWHGLAAHRPLGGVMRVRKPTYEMSAGFRGKHNGCPIHEPR, encoded by the coding sequence ATGAGCCATTCTTTGGATAATCCGTTGCCGGAAAATCGGTTGACCGTCACGCCGCTGGAATTCCAGCCTTCATTCGAGCAAGTGCCCGATGACGAGGAGGAGACCAACCGCGAGCTGACCGAGGTGATGCGCAGTATTCTGGACACGACGTTCGAAGACGGCGGCCACGCGTTGCGTGGTGTGCATGCCAAGGCTCATGGATTGGTTCGAGGCCACATCACGGTGCTCGAGGGCCTCCCTGCGCCGTTGGCACAAGGGGCTTTTGCGGTTCCGGGCACGCTGCCTGTGGTCATGCGCTTTTCCACCAACCCGGGCGATCTGCTCGACGACAAGGTCTCGACCCCCAGGGGGTTGGGCTTGAAGATCGTCGGCGTGCAGGGCGCACGTTTGCCGGGCAGTGAAGGTGATGTGACCCAGGATTTCGTCATGCAGAACGCCAAGGCGTTCACTGCGGCCACACCCAAGGCTTTTTTGAAGAGCCTCAAGTTGTTGGCCAAGACGACCGACAAGGGCCCTGGCCTGAAGAAGGCGTTTTCGGCGCTGCTGCGAGGCGTGGAGTCGGTGATCGAAACCATGGGCGGTGAGAGCGGTACGCTGAAGAGCATGGGCGGGCATCCGCTGACCCATGTGCTCGGTGAAACCTTCAACACCGTTGTGCCGTTTCTCTATGGTAATCACTACGCCAAGCTGGCCGTGGTGCCCGTGGCACAGTCGCTGACCGATTTGACCGATCAACCGGTCGATCTGGACGGTAAACCGGATGGCCTGCGCGAAGCGGTCACCCAGTATTTTGCAAACCAGGGGGGTACGTGGGAAGTGCGTATCCAGCTGGCGACCGACCTTGAACAAATGCCCATCGAGGATGCGTCCAAGGAGTGGTCTGAAGAGTTGAGCCCTTTCGTTACCGTTGCACGTATCGAAGTGCCGGCTCAAGCCGCCTGGACCGATGAGAGCATTCAAGCGATCAACGAACAGATGTCGTTCAGCCCTTGGCATGGCCTGGCGGCGCACCGTCCGTTGGGCGGCGTCATGCGCGTGCGCAAACCGACCTACGAGATGTCTGCAGGCTTTCGCGGCAAGCACAATGGTTGCCCGATCCATGAGCCTCGTTGA